Proteins encoded in a region of the Anopheles ziemanni chromosome 2, idAnoZiCoDA_A2_x.2, whole genome shotgun sequence genome:
- the LOC131281948 gene encoding Kv channel-interacting protein 4-like encodes MEAVAKPSCTRSQQVLSGQSQQQIAIEIISEPVPQQQQQQQNQQPPQQLQHQELQAHALLQQCQQQQQQQQQQQQSAVSQQPNVDIVLRESTRGNLVSRKKPSTSDGKKGSGHKSGKDEHKGEGKSVYRKFFKRIKTILDGADPAASSKPEAEDLPVPARYYPDSLVELTRTARFTEEEIKRIYRGFKAECPTGIVKEETFKGIYSQFFPLGASSGQYAHYVFNSIDLDRNGSLSFEEFVANLSILLRGTVDEKLQWTFSLYDINGDGCITKEEMKEIVTAIYELMGKVPEGCEEEQAIKEKVERLFEKMDRNCDGMITLDEFIECCTKDESIRRSIAVFDTIF; translated from the exons ATGGAGGCTGTAGCGAAACCATCGTGCACCCGCTCGCAACAGGTGCTGTCCGGGCAGAGCCAGCAGCAGATTGCCATCGAAATCATCAGTGAACCGGTGccccaacaacagcaacagcagcagaaccAGCAGCCCCCACAACAGCTGCAACATCAGGAACTGCAAGCACACGCCCTTCTGCAGCaatgccagcagcagcaacagcagcaacagcagcagcagcagtcagcAGTTTCGCAGCAACCGAACGTCGACATCGTGCTGCGCGAGTCGACCCGGGGTAATTTGGTGAGCCGGAAAAAACCGTCCACCTCCGACGGCAAAAAGGGTTCCGGACACAAGAGCGGCAAGGACGAGCACAAGGGCGAAGGGAAGTCGGTGTACCGGAAGTTCTTCAAGCGCATCAAAACCATTCTCGATGGAGCGGATCCGGCAGCGAGCAGCA AACCGGAAGCGGAGGACCTGCCCGTTCCGGCCCGCTACTACCCGGACTCGCTCGTGGAACTGACGCGGACGGCGCGCTTCACCGAGGAGGAGATCAAGCGAATATATCGCGGCTTCAAGGCCGAATGTCCGACCGGCATCGTGAAGGAGGAGACGTTCAAGGGCATCTACTCACAGTTCTTCCCGCTCGGTG CAAGCAGTGGCCAGTACGCACACTACGTCTTCAATTCCATCGATCTGGACCGGAATGGGTCATTAAGCTTTGAG GAGTTTGTCGCCAACCTATCGATCCTGTTGCGAGGCACCGTGGACGAGAAGCTGCAGTGGACCTTCTCGCTGTACGACATTAACGGCGACGGTTGCATCACCAAGGAGGAGATGAAGGAAATCGTCACTGCGATCTACGAGCTGATGGGCAAGGTGCCGGAAGGCTGCGAGGAGGAACAGGCCATCAAGGAGAAGGTCGAACGGCTATTTGAG AAAATGGATCGCAACTGTGACGGAATGATTACGCTGGACGAGTTTATCGAATGCTGCACGAAGGACGAGAGCATCCGCCGATCGATCGCCGTTTTCGACACCATCTTCTAA